From Actinopolyspora lacussalsi, a single genomic window includes:
- a CDS encoding 3-oxoacyl-[acyl-carrier protein] reductase (product_source=KO:K00059; cath_funfam=3.40.50.720; cog=COG1028; ko=KO:K00059; pfam=PF13561; superfamily=51735) has product MGLAGRTAVVTGVSRRQSIGFAIARRLLSADVRVCAQGWSPHDAELELSGGAETAAPDFRAELGGTGETFSHVELDLAEPEAPGELLRQATERFGSVDTLVLAHARSSDFDLDALSAAELDLCWAVNVRASLLLVREFARRYREDGHEEGRHEGRVVLFTSGQHLAPMSGEIPYAATKGTLHQLTPTLSDALVERGITVNCVNPGPTDTGWATEELTASVGRALPRGRWNTPEEAAGVVELLLDERATTITGHVLDAEAGFRRWVR; this is encoded by the coding sequence ATGGGGTTGGCGGGACGTACGGCGGTGGTCACCGGTGTCAGTCGGCGGCAGAGCATCGGCTTCGCGATCGCGCGGCGGCTGCTCTCAGCCGACGTGCGGGTCTGTGCCCAGGGCTGGTCGCCGCACGACGCGGAGCTGGAGCTGAGCGGCGGGGCCGAGACCGCTGCGCCGGATTTCCGCGCCGAGCTGGGCGGCACCGGCGAGACGTTCTCCCACGTGGAGCTGGATCTCGCCGAGCCCGAGGCCCCGGGCGAGCTGCTGCGGCAAGCCACCGAGCGGTTCGGCTCCGTGGACACCCTGGTGCTGGCGCACGCCCGCAGCTCCGATTTCGACCTCGACGCGCTGTCCGCGGCCGAGCTGGATCTGTGCTGGGCTGTCAACGTCCGGGCGAGTCTGCTGCTGGTGCGGGAGTTCGCGCGGCGATACCGGGAAGACGGACACGAGGAAGGTCGGCACGAGGGTCGGGTCGTGCTGTTCACCTCCGGCCAGCACCTGGCGCCGATGAGCGGCGAGATCCCCTACGCGGCCACCAAGGGCACGCTGCACCAGCTGACCCCCACACTCTCGGACGCGCTCGTGGAGCGCGGCATCACGGTGAACTGCGTCAATCCGGGGCCGACCGACACCGGCTGGGCCACCGAGGAGCTGACCGCCTCGGTCGGCCGGGCGCTGCCGCGCGGGCGCTGGAACACCCCCGAGGAGGCAGCCGGCGTGGTCGAGCTGCTGCTCGACGAGCGGGCCACGACGATCACGGGACACGTGCTCGACGCCGAGGCGGGCTTCCGCCGCTGGGTGCGGTGA
- a CDS encoding hypothetical protein (product_source=Hypo-rule applied; cath_funfam=3.60.21.10; pfam=PF00149; superfamily=56300), whose protein sequence is MSEETGTVGRRALLRATGAGTAAAVAAPAMAGAEARRGFEAPEPKLRFRSDGTFRIVQFNDTQDDERTDRRTIELMERTLDSEKPDFALINGDVITGGCDSALQVKQAINNVVIPMESRGIPWAITFGNHDEDSERLSGMSEEDMLDFYMTYRHNRNERGPRDVTGTGDMVLPVSGSRGGSPVFALWLLDSGRYAPESIAGQDFQGYPDWGWVHPDQIQWYSETSRHLERRAGGKVPGLMWMHIPLWEHRFMWFSSVDGRSDADHERAVEKHGIVGERNEAECPGPFNSGVFTAIQQRGDVRGVFCGHDHVNSYVGDYYGVLLGYSSGTGFGPYGLGGDEEHRLRGARVFELDESVEGMIRDTRMVFARDFGIDMTPNDQPIDPLPLGPDQR, encoded by the coding sequence ATGAGCGAGGAAACGGGCACTGTCGGGCGACGTGCGTTGTTGCGGGCCACCGGGGCGGGAACCGCTGCCGCCGTGGCCGCACCGGCGATGGCGGGGGCGGAAGCCCGGCGCGGTTTCGAGGCACCGGAACCGAAACTGCGGTTCCGCTCGGACGGCACGTTCCGGATCGTGCAGTTCAACGACACGCAGGACGACGAACGCACCGACCGGCGCACCATCGAGCTGATGGAGCGCACGCTCGATTCCGAGAAACCGGACTTCGCGTTGATCAACGGCGATGTAATCACCGGGGGCTGTGATAGCGCACTGCAGGTCAAGCAGGCCATCAACAACGTGGTCATCCCGATGGAGTCGCGCGGTATTCCGTGGGCGATCACCTTCGGCAACCACGACGAGGACTCCGAGCGACTCTCCGGCATGTCCGAGGAGGACATGCTCGACTTCTACATGACCTACCGGCACAACCGGAACGAACGCGGCCCGCGCGACGTCACTGGTACCGGCGACATGGTGCTGCCCGTGAGCGGGTCGCGCGGCGGCAGCCCGGTGTTCGCGCTGTGGCTGCTGGACTCCGGTCGCTACGCACCCGAGTCGATCGCCGGTCAGGACTTCCAGGGGTATCCGGACTGGGGCTGGGTGCACCCGGACCAGATCCAGTGGTACTCGGAGACCTCACGGCACCTCGAACGCAGGGCGGGCGGGAAGGTCCCCGGCCTGATGTGGATGCACATCCCGCTCTGGGAGCACCGCTTCATGTGGTTTTCCAGTGTGGACGGCCGTTCCGATGCCGATCACGAACGGGCCGTCGAGAAGCACGGAATCGTCGGCGAGCGCAACGAGGCCGAGTGTCCGGGTCCGTTCAACAGCGGTGTGTTCACGGCGATCCAGCAGCGCGGTGACGTGCGCGGTGTGTTCTGCGGCCACGACCACGTGAACTCCTACGTGGGCGACTACTACGGGGTGCTGCTCGGCTACTCCTCCGGAACCGGGTTCGGCCCGTACGGGCTCGGCGGGGATGAGGAGCACCGGTTGCGTGGAGCGCGGGTGTTCGAGCTCGACGAGAGCGTCGAAGGAATGATCCGTGACACCCGCATGGTCTTCGCCAGGGACTTCGGCATCGACATGACCCCGAACGACCAGCCGATCGATCCATTGCCGCTGGGTCCGGACCAGCGCTGA